A genomic segment from Deltaproteobacteria bacterium encodes:
- a CDS encoding type III pantothenate kinase — protein MLLAIDIGNTNTVIGLFEGETLEHHWRLETKKERTGDEWGVYLRELFRHEKCDIGETESVIISSVVPPMERALNEMCRRYLECAPLYVTSKVKLNIKIAIDNPDELGADRIVNSVAAWHKYKTDLIVVDFGTATTFDFISKKGEYRGGLILPGIGISLEALLARATKLPRIEIAKPGHVIGTNTVESMQSGIYYGYAGMIDSVVERIEKEIGKKAKVLATGGLAPMIAADSKKIAGTDELLTLKGLKLIYEWNRKE, from the coding sequence GTGCTTTTAGCCATCGACATCGGCAATACCAACACCGTCATCGGCCTCTTTGAGGGGGAAACCCTCGAACATCACTGGCGCCTCGAAACGAAAAAAGAGCGGACCGGCGATGAATGGGGCGTCTATCTGCGGGAGCTTTTCCGCCACGAAAAATGCGACATCGGCGAGACGGAGAGCGTGATCATCTCCAGCGTCGTCCCGCCGATGGAGAGGGCCCTAAACGAGATGTGCCGGCGGTATCTTGAATGCGCCCCCCTGTATGTGACAAGCAAGGTCAAACTGAACATCAAAATCGCCATCGACAACCCGGATGAACTGGGGGCCGACCGGATTGTCAATTCGGTGGCCGCCTGGCACAAATACAAAACCGATCTCATCGTCGTCGATTTTGGGACAGCTACAACATTCGACTTCATCTCCAAAAAGGGGGAATACCGCGGCGGTTTGATCCTGCCGGGCATCGGCATTTCGCTGGAGGCACTGCTCGCCCGCGCGACCAAACTTCCCCGTATTGAAATCGCCAAACCGGGGCATGTCATCGGGACAAACACGGTGGAGAGCATGCAATCGGGCATCTACTACGGCTACGCGGGGATGATTGACTCGGTGGTGGAGAGAATCGAAAAAGAAATCGGAAAAAAGGCGAAGGTGCTGGCCACCGGCGGGCTCGCCCCCATGATTGCGGCGGATTCGAAGAAGATTGCCGGGACGGATGAACTGCTGACGCTCAAGGGGCT